The Actinomyces wuliandei genome contains the following window.
CCCCTGAGGCCCCCGAGGTCTTCGCCCCGACCCTGACCCAGCACGGCTTCCGCTACGTCGAGGTAGAGGGCCTGGAGCCGACAAGGCGTGACGACACCGGCAGCACAGACCGCGCAGGCATCCCGGACCAGGAAGGCACCTCGGGCCAGCAAGGGGGCACTACCAGCACAGACCGTACGGACGTGGTGCTCATGGAGGCCGCCACGGCCCGCGTGGTCTCGGCAGGTATGGAGCGCTCCGCCTGGTTCTCCTGCGACCAGGAGCTGGTCAACCGTCTGGTGGAGAACACACGCTGGTCCACCATCGGCAACTTCATTACCGTGCCTACTGACTGCCCGCAGCGCGACGAGCGCCTGGGGTGGACAGGTGACATCGCCGTCTTCGCGCCCACCGCCCTGTCCCTCTATGACGCGGGCGCCTTCCTGGCGTCCTGGTGCCGCGACCTGGTATCAGCCCAGGCCCCGGACGGCGCTGTGCCCGTCGTCGTCCCCGACGTACTGGACGGCCCCCAACTCACCTGCGCCTGGGGCGACGCCGTCACCCTGGTGCCCTGGGCCATCTACGAGGCCACGGGCGACACGGGCGTTCTCAAGACCGGTATCGAGGCGATGGAACGCTTTGTCGCGGGCGTGGCTGCCGCCGCAGGCCCCTCACGCCTGTGGTGCGGCGGCTTCCAGTTCGGCGACTGGCTCGACCCCGACGCCCCGCCGGAGGAACCTGCGGCCGCCAAGGCCGATCCCGACGTGGTGGCCACCGCCTACTTCGCCCGCTCCGCCCAGGTCGTCGCCCAGGCCTACAAGGCCCTGGGGCGTACCGAGGACGCCCAGCGCCTGGGTGCCCTGGCCGGCGAGGTGCGCCAGGCCTACCTGGACGCCTACGTCACCGCGAACGGGCTTATCGTCTCCGACTGCGCCACCGTCTACGCTCAGGCCCTGGCATGGGGGCTGCTGGACACGCCTGAGCGCGTCCAGGGTGCTGGCGACCGCCTGGCCGACCTGGTCCGTGCCCGGGCCTTCAGGATCTCGACCGGCTTCGTAGGGACCCCGCTGGTACCTGCGGCTCTGGTGCAGGGCGGGCACCCCGGCGTGGCGGCACGCCTGATCCTGGAGACAGGGTGCCCCTCATGGCTCTACCCAGTGACCATGGGGGCCACGACCACCTGGGAGCGCTGGGACTCCATGCTGCCCGACGGCTCGGTCAACCCCGGGGAGATGACCAGCTTCAACCACTACGCCCTGGGGGCCGTGACCCAGTGGCTGGTGAGCGACCTGGCGGGTCTGGAGGTAGTCACGCCCGGGGGCGGGCGGCTTCGGGTGGCCCCGCAGGTCGGTCACGGGTTCTCCTCGGCGAGCGTGGTCCGTCGCCTCCCGGGCGGGACGACGCGCGCCTCCTGGCGGACCGACGCCGGACGGCTGCACGTACGCGTGCAGGTTCCGGTCGGAGCGCAGGCCGAGCTGGTGCTGCCGGGAGCCGAGGCTGAGACCGTGGGACACGGCCTGCACGAGCGCGTGGTTACGCTACCTGCGAGCCACGCTGGCTCCGACGCCGCTAGCCGGGCCGTCCGGACGGTCCGTGACCTCGTGGACGACCCCCGTGCCTGGCAGCGTCTTGCCGACGCGGCCACGCAGGCGGGGCACCCGATGTACACCCGGGACGCGCCGGTCCAGCTCGCCTCCCTGCTCAGGCGTGAGCTGGACCGGCCGGTGTCGGTGGTGGCGCAGGCCGCCACCGTGTACGGCTTCGTCCCCGGTATGGAGGCCACGAGACAGGCCCTGTCCGAGGTCGTGGAGGGCCTGGCTCCCTAGCCAACCATACTTCCCAGGAGTTTTTCAGACAGCAGTCGTGGCTCCTTTCAGGGTGGCAGGGTTACATAGTTCTTGCCGCCGGACGGAACCGGCCCCGAGGGTTGGGGAGCCCTGGGACGGGTCGTCTTCCGAGGAGTTGCCGGGTCTTAGGGAGCCCGCGTGACACCGCTCTGGCGAAGGAGGCGGCCACCTCCCCGGGTGCATGGGAGCCCGGGAGCGGGAAGGCCCCTCGTGAGGCTTGGGCCCGTGTGCCCGGCGCCCTTCGGTGCCGGGCACACGGGCCAAGTCATGTTCTGCGCGGGGAAGACGAACCGACGGATTCGCGGCCCCTCGGAGCATGCGTGTCGGCACAGCCCAGCTTAGAGGCAGAGCCGTATCTCCCAGGGCGCGGACAGAGGCAGACAGCACGTCCTCCTCGCCCCGAACCTCAACCCAGCACGTAAGGTCCCGTCCCAGCCAGACCAGCCGATAAAACTTGTGCATGCGCACCGTTGCGTAAAGACAGCCGACCTGCCCATAACGGCCATACATGTCCTACCCCGACGGGCCGGGAACCGGGAACTTTGTACCGCTACGGTGGAG
Protein-coding sequences here:
- a CDS encoding alpha-L-rhamnosidase; protein product: MTLEILMPTDHIPAHDDLHHPHHTGPARTPQKVTLLEEGAPRLTDPVGDLAAPTRLRVDHHRAGYEVLGGTGPSPSLSWEVPTAPSGWTQAVAEVEVTRTSPLTVPVPKTAPPQASAAPVGSADPLEPTSPEDPAIPADPASPTSTFTLHGPTSTFVPWPAAPLSSRERATWRVRVAGADGAFSAWSEPAVVETGLLDRGDWTARPVSAPGNRREDTAPVLVRRLVVPQRPGTTGAPASARLHVTAGGVYEVFVDGTRVGAHELAPGWTEYRDRLLVQTYDVTGLLPPGEHEVAVVLGNGWYRGHLTWYMRDRVYGEALWLLAQLEISDGASTTVVGTDAAWTWRPSNVTANDLYNGQTTDLRLPALGEVAAEAPVEVLDLPEADLEPTTLPLPTVVGELRPQRVITTPSGRKVLDFGQNLTGHVRLAVTSGEPGTTITLRHAEVMEDGELGTRPLRQAQCTDRVVLAGTATPEAPEVFAPTLTQHGFRYVEVEGLEPTRRDDTGSTDRAGIPDQEGTSGQQGGTTSTDRTDVVLMEAATARVVSAGMERSAWFSCDQELVNRLVENTRWSTIGNFITVPTDCPQRDERLGWTGDIAVFAPTALSLYDAGAFLASWCRDLVSAQAPDGAVPVVVPDVLDGPQLTCAWGDAVTLVPWAIYEATGDTGVLKTGIEAMERFVAGVAAAAGPSRLWCGGFQFGDWLDPDAPPEEPAAAKADPDVVATAYFARSAQVVAQAYKALGRTEDAQRLGALAGEVRQAYLDAYVTANGLIVSDCATVYAQALAWGLLDTPERVQGAGDRLADLVRARAFRISTGFVGTPLVPAALVQGGHPGVAARLILETGCPSWLYPVTMGATTTWERWDSMLPDGSVNPGEMTSFNHYALGAVTQWLVSDLAGLEVVTPGGGRLRVAPQVGHGFSSASVVRRLPGGTTRASWRTDAGRLHVRVQVPVGAQAELVLPGAEAETVGHGLHERVVTLPASHAGSDAASRAVRTVRDLVDDPRAWQRLADAATQAGHPMYTRDAPVQLASLLRRELDRPVSVVAQAATVYGFVPGMEATRQALSEVVEGLAP